One window of the Sphaerochaeta associata genome contains the following:
- a CDS encoding phosphatase PAP2 family protein → MLPYSESLDTAGTLFVAASVLAPALLLAEPASEYVTIGVMYAQAMLAAYGLKELGKLCIPRARPFLYFDDYPLREVTEGDAYDSFPSGHVTMAFAGAAFASSVFASYHPDSVWKVPVAVVSYTLATATALLRVASGSHFMTDVLAGALIGTAVGLGIPLLHARIGKQDLEASFSPYSLAFGISW, encoded by the coding sequence ATGCTTCCATACTCGGAATCGCTGGATACCGCAGGAACCCTGTTTGTAGCTGCATCAGTCCTGGCCCCTGCATTGTTGCTTGCTGAGCCGGCAAGCGAATATGTGACCATCGGTGTCATGTATGCACAGGCGATGTTGGCCGCCTACGGTTTGAAGGAGCTTGGGAAGCTATGCATACCCAGAGCCCGGCCTTTCCTGTATTTCGATGACTATCCCCTACGCGAGGTGACCGAAGGTGATGCCTATGATTCATTCCCTTCAGGCCATGTTACCATGGCCTTCGCCGGTGCTGCTTTTGCCTCTTCGGTCTTTGCCTCCTACCACCCTGACTCGGTGTGGAAGGTCCCGGTGGCCGTGGTTTCCTACACGCTTGCCACGGCGACGGCTCTGCTCAGGGTTGCAAGCGGCAGTCACTTCATGACCGATGTTCTTGCAGGGGCCTTGATCGGGACTGCAGTGGGTCTTGGAATTCCCCTCCTGCATGCAAGGATAGGGAAGCAGGACCTTGAAGCCTCGTTTTCTCCGTATTCACTGGCGTTCGGAATTTCATGGTAA